One Diabrotica virgifera virgifera chromosome 3, PGI_DIABVI_V3a genomic window carries:
- the LOC126881916 gene encoding uncharacterized protein LOC126881916: MWTIPPLELNHFRTNFDNKDDWKGDLQFKKLYEVWAEFKNEALLVTNKHKHVTGEDDSNLMEGNEEMSISFSVPTASTSTPNGKHREESVILPNEEQSQNGNSTILQDKSTTSLNVSESFLSPDKLENVALYKDKEDQGYVVSTPFKKCLIFPKTHEKEPPKRKRKIFPAGVSTTLYRAHYDNITSKSGPSKQSQIKIKKPAVKRKVISESESSADDVPYCDEDLDASDVENYTIKNIHDGDFVIIKYNGNLYPGKVIKANQEGAEVSSMEKAGYDWKWPEKEDVLFYFYEDIKKIIKEPLVKGKRGYYSVPELSSFL; encoded by the exons ATGTGGACAATACCACCACTTGAATTGAATCATTTCAGAACAAATTTCGACAATAAAGATGACTGGAAGGGAGACTTACAATTTAAGAAACTTTATGAGGTTTGGGCAGAATTTAAAAATGAAGCTTTATTAGTAACAAATAAACATAAACATGTCACTGGGGAGGATGACTCTAACTTAATGGAAGGAAATGAAGAAATGTCAATATCGTTTTCAGTTCCAACAGCGTCAACTTCAACTCCAAACGGTAAGCATAGAGAAGAGAGTGTAATTCTTCCAAATGAAGAACAGTCACAGAACGGGAACAGCACTATTTTACAAGATAAAAGTACTACTTCACTAAATGTTTCAGAGTCATTTCTTTCACCGGATAAATTAGAAAACGTTGCGCTGTATAAGGACAAAGAAGACCAAGGATATGTGGTTAGCACTCCTTTCAAAAAATGTCTCATTTTTCCTAAGACTCATGAAAAAGAACCACCCAAAAGAAAACGAAAAATATTTCCAGCAGGTGTATCCACTACACTTTACAGGGCCCATTATGATAATATAACGTCTAAAAGTGGCCCTTCAAAACAAtcacaaattaaaataaaaaagcctGCAGTAAAGAGAAAAGTAATAAGCGAATCTGAATCTTCTGCCGATGATGTTCCTTACTGTGATGAAGATCTAGATGCGAGTGATGTTGAAAATTATACGATCAAGAATATTCATGATGGAGATTTTGTTATTATCAAATACAATGGAAATCTTTATCCAG GAAAAGTGATAAAAGCTAACCAGGAAGGAGCAGAAGTTTCGTCAATGGAAAAAGCAGGCTATGACTGGAAATGGCcagaaaaagaagatgtattattttatttttatgaggACATTAAAAAGATTATAAAGGAACCATTAGTTAAAGGCAAACGGGGTTATTACTCAGTACCAGAACTATCTAGTTTTCTTTAA